In a single window of the Portunus trituberculatus isolate SZX2019 chromosome 1, ASM1759143v1, whole genome shotgun sequence genome:
- the LOC123504726 gene encoding uncharacterized protein LOC123504726, whose amino-acid sequence MKQTVFLLTWMAAVGALRLPHAHALPYSSLQNDPAFPPTRTSRHINLLDGLAEGVDSKMFDSVVEFFFTNFGEEAGVKGRSYDSGSDFKRPPAYQANNNFEELHTGSGYNNNFMTGYKHESHGKPEKTCIDVYGLSHSSSFCLDVFAALSVTGAALLLQLLFFIAKDVFCPHLKRNDDSIDGILNGLNTLFGMLGAGNMSSLFAIDNSNTVTVDAVGGDMLKTGDGNGSIFHDKDDGQFAGCDTLVFVGKDHIPAATGATEGSESEEEEENTEEKYDSLNVNLKSDDDPEKDDDDDVPDADGNDGH is encoded by the exons ATG AAACAAACAGTCTTCCTGTTAACATGGATGGCTGCCGTGGGCGCCCTGCGCCTTCCTCACGCCCACGCCCTGCCGTACTCAAGCCTTCAGAACGACCCTGCTTTCCCTCCCACCCGTACTTCCCGGCACATCAATCTTCTGGACGGCTTAGCAGAGGGCGTGGACTCAAAAATGTTTGATAGTGTGGTGGAGTTTTTCTTCACTAACTTTGGAGAGGAGGCGGGCGTGAAGGgacg GAGTTACGACAGCGGCTCAGATTTCAAACGCCCTCCAGCTTATCAAGCAAACAACAATTTCGAAGAATTGCACACCGGTAGCGGCTATAACAACAACTTCATGACAGGGTACAAACATGAGAGTCATGGTAAGCCAGAGAAAACCTGCATAGATGTGTACGGCTTGTCCCATAGCAGCAGTTTTTGCCTGGATGTGTTTGCAGCTTTATCAGTGACTGGTGCCGCACTGCTTCTacaactcctcttcttcatcgcAAAGGACGTCTTCTGTCCCCATCTTAAAAGGAATGATGACAGTATTGATGGAATTCTCAATGGCCTGAATACCTTGTTCGGTATGTTGGGTGCTGGTAACATGAGTAGTCTGTTCGCTATTGACAATTCGAACACTGTGACCGTGGATGCAGTGGGCGGAGATATGCTGAAGACAGGCGATGGTAATGGAAGCATTTTTCATGATAAAGACGATGGACAGTTTGCTGGCTGCGACACCTTAGTGTTCGTAGGAAAGGATCACATTCCAGCTGCTACGGGAGCCACAGAAGGCAGCgaatcagaagaggaggaagaaaatacggaagaaaaatatgacagcCTAAA